GGCTGGCTGGCGCTGCTGGTGGGCTGCGTCGAGTACGACATGGGAGACAAGCGAGCTGCGGAGTCCACTCGTCGGGCAGCGCTCTCGCTCGGGGCCGAAGCCGAGCATGCCGGGATCGCGGGCTGGGCACACGAGATGCGCGCCTGGTTCGCACTGACGACGGGGGACTACCGGGGGGTTATTGCCGCCTCCAAAGCGGGTGCCGAGGTGGCGGCGCACCAGGGCGTGGCCGTTCAGCTTGCCGCTCAGGAAGCGAAAGCGTGGGCACGGCTCGGCGACCGGCGCCAAGCCGAGGTCGCCCTTGATCGCGGTCGGCGGCTGCTCGAAGGCATGCCGTATCCGGAGAACCTGGACAACCACTTCGTCGTGGATCCCGCGAAGTACGACTTCTACGCCATGGACTGCTACCGGATGCTCGGCGAGAACAAGCTCGCCACCGCCCTGGCAGAGGAAGTCATCCGCGCCAGTACCGACTACGACGGCACGGAGCGCTCACCCATGCGCATCGCCGAGGCGCGGCTAACGCTGGGCGTTGTTGCTGCCCGCGATGGTGACTTGGAGAGTGCCCTGAACTACGGGGAATGGGCCCTGAGGGGTGAACGGCAGTCGCTTCCGTCTCTCTTGGCTGTCAGCCGAGAACTCGCGAGCGTAGTCAGCGAGGAATATGGAGGCGAGCCAGGCACGCAGGCCTACCTTGATCACCTGACCGCCTTGAGCGGAGGGAGGCGGCCGTAGGTATTCCCGCCCTGCAACAGGGTCTGAAACGACAGAGGCCCCGCCTGGTGACAGGCGTGGCCTCTTGGCTGGCCACAGTTTGTGTTTTGTATGCGCTGACGTTGACACCGGTATGTACTGGCTGAGCGTCACACCTGTCACTCTGTCACTAGACCCCGTCTGAAATGGGAAATGGCAAGGAGCCTTTATGCCGTCGAGAGCGGATCGGCACTGCAAGAAGAGGGCCTGCCCGCATTGCTGGGCGGCCTCTATCACGTCGGGAGTCGCCGAAACGTGGCCCTTTGCGCGTCAGCCGCTCAATGCTGCGGACGACACCGTGCCGCCGGGCAGCTTCGAGCCGTCCGCCATGATCAGCGTGCACATCACGTACCGGAATCCCTCATTCCACAGAGACTCGCTCGCCACCCAAGCCTTGGTGAAGTGGATGTCATTCTGGTAGGTCCCGTACTCCTGCACGCAGAGTTTGTCGAATTCCTCATCCGCCGACTGGTACGCAAAATTCGCGGGTGGATCGACGAAGCCTAGGACCTGCTCTTGGTGCGGCGCGTTGCAGTCCGCGAGGAGCCTGTGAACGCTGTTGTCCTGCTGGGTCTGCGTATCGAAACAGTCACCGACTGAGGTGTTGGGAAAGAAGAGTCGATCGCCGGTATGCCTGAAGGCGCCCACCGGCCCGATGATTCCGTCGACCTTTCCAAAAACGAGGCAGGGCATGGCGCGCACGCCGCTCTCCCAGCCCTGTTTGCTCGGCGGAAGCGCATATGACTGGGCGTCTGCCAGCGACTGGACGGTGGCACGCAGCCGCGTATCGCAGATGGCATTTCCGTTTCGCGTCGCATCGTCAAGCGAGTTCACGTTGGCCACATCGACCACCTGACCATCCAAGTCATCTTTGCTGCAGTTCAGGAGGCCGAGCTTGGGCTGCCCTTGGAACTTCGGCCCGCCCCACACAGCGGATACGCAGTCGCCTGGCTTCAGTTCCTGCTTCAGACCCACGGCGTCCCCGTACGGCAGCACCGGCCCGGTGGGCTTCGGGGGCTCCGGCTTACTCGAGTCTCGGAACAGGGCGGATGCCGCCCACACGGCGCCGCCCAGGACGAGTGCAGCGGCCACGGCGATGGCTACGATTCGGCTGGCCGGTAGCTTACGACGGGGTTTGGGTTCCGGTTCCGGCGAAGGAGGCACATTCGTGATGGTGGGCTGTGGCGGCGGTGACGGAGGAGGGGCGATTACCTCAGCGAGCTTCTCAGCCGCCTTCTGTCCCGTCATCCGTTCCGCCGGGTCCTTGGCCAATAGGCCCTTCAGGACGGGTGCCAAGGGCCCTGTGATGTCGGCTGGCAGTTGGGGTTCCTCGGATAGCAGCGCGACCAGGGCGGCGGTATCGGTGTCCGCGTCAAAGGGGCCTTGGCCCATGACTGCGAAATACAGTGTGGCGCCGAGGGAGAATAAGTCGGACTCCGCACTGGGTTCCTCGCCGCGCGCCCGCTCCGGGGCCATGTAGCTGAGTGTCCCCAGGACCCCGATCGGCGCGGTGAGCCGCGGCTCACCCGAGGCCGGCTCCAGCGCGATGCCGTAATCCGCCAGCAGCACCTGCCCCTCCTCCACCGGGAACGATGCCCGCGGTGCGACACTCGTCAGCAGAACGTTGGCTGGTTTGACGTCCCGGTGCAGGATGCCTAGTCGGTGGCCCTCCATCAAGGCATCGAGAACCGCTAAGCCGATGCGCGCGACCTCTGCGGTCGGCAGCGGTCCGCGCTCGCGCACGAGGGCATCCAGGTCCGTCGCACCGGGCACGTACTCCATGACAATCCAGGGCAGACCGCCCTCCTCGAAGATGTCGTGAACCGTGGCGACATGCGGATGGTTCCGCAGCCTGGCGGCATGCTGCGCCTCCCTGCGGGCCCTGGCGATACGCGCACTCATCTCCGACTCTGGCAGGTCCGGCGGGACGTCGATCTCCTTGAGTGCAACATCGCAGGCCAGCATCTCGTCATGGGCGAGCCAGACCCGCCCCATTCCTCCGATGCCGAGCCGCCGCATCAGTGTGTAGCGCCCTGCGAGCACCCGTCCGGTTTCGTCTTCGGCTCCTGTCATGGTCAACAAGGTAGGCCGAGCGAAGAATCAGGACAAACAGTGCATGTCAATCAGGCGATGCCTACGAGCGCCCCGGCCCAGTCGACGCAGGCCTGGCAGGGCCGAGAGGCCGCCCACTCGGAGATCGTCCCGGCTCGGCAGGGGCCGGGCCGCCCGGGCACGGGCCGATCCGCGACTTGATTGCTGCATCTCGCAGTAGATGTTGTCAGCGAGCAGCACCCTTGGAATCTGCTCGTGCTGGTCCTCACACTCGCCGGGTTAACGAGGTCAGCTGTCGTGTGACAGCCGCGGATGCCCCTTCACTGTCACTGCTGTCACTCTGTCACTGCGTAGCTGCTGAGCTGGGAAATCGCCAGTGACACCCCAGTGACAGTCGCGGGCCGGGGCGTCACCGCGGCGGGGTCGAGCTCCCAATTTCTCAGTCTCTCCAATGGAACCTGGAGGCACCGGTACCGGAGGTGCAGTCCTCGTGGACAGCAACCTGTCGAGCCCTGGTCCGACCCGGCGGGTCTACGACGAGTCACTCGCTCCCTGGGCCGTCTGTGGGCCGTGCGAGGGCGGTCGGTAGCGCACACTGCTGACAGCCGACGGCCAGTCATCGCAGGTCATCGAGACATGCGGGTGCAGCACTGCTGGTC
This genomic window from Streptomyces sp. TLI_235 contains:
- a CDS encoding serine/threonine protein kinase; amino-acid sequence: MTGAEDETGRVLAGRYTLMRRLGIGGMGRVWLAHDEMLACDVALKEIDVPPDLPESEMSARIARARREAQHAARLRNHPHVATVHDIFEEGGLPWIVMEYVPGATDLDALVRERGPLPTAEVARIGLAVLDALMEGHRLGILHRDVKPANVLLTSVAPRASFPVEEGQVLLADYGIALEPASGEPRLTAPIGVLGTLSYMAPERARGEEPSAESDLFSLGATLYFAVMGQGPFDADTDTAALVALLSEEPQLPADITGPLAPVLKGLLAKDPAERMTGQKAAEKLAEVIAPPPSPPPQPTITNVPPSPEPEPKPRRKLPASRIVAIAVAAALVLGGAVWAASALFRDSSKPEPPKPTGPVLPYGDAVGLKQELKPGDCVSAVWGGPKFQGQPKLGLLNCSKDDLDGQVVDVANVNSLDDATRNGNAICDTRLRATVQSLADAQSYALPPSKQGWESGVRAMPCLVFGKVDGIIGPVGAFRHTGDRLFFPNTSVGDCFDTQTQQDNSVHRLLADCNAPHQEQVLGFVDPPANFAYQSADEEFDKLCVQEYGTYQNDIHFTKAWVASESLWNEGFRYVMCTLIMADGSKLPGGTVSSAALSG